One genomic region from Corallococcus soli encodes:
- the rsmA gene encoding 16S rRNA (adenine(1518)-N(6)/adenine(1519)-N(6))-dimethyltransferase RsmA encodes MESPREILKRHGLRAKHSWGQNFLGDADALQSIADALELRPGEPVVELGPGLGHLTRFLAATGAQVTAVERDRDMVAVLEKEAIPGVRVVSGNAATVDFAQVAGAPEVALVGNLPYHLTSPILFQVLAQRAHLSRAVFTLQKEVVVRLAAEPGNRDYGLLTVLLGLHFDIEQVLTLEAWRFHPPPKVDSAVLRLTRLSKPRAPLVDEARFTRLVKAGFAQRRKTLINSLKSDKGLATPEAMLAALQTAGIDPGRRAETLSPAEFAAIERALGPVTAMAPPPPDAPEADTDSGADAD; translated from the coding sequence GTGGAATCGCCGCGCGAAATCCTCAAGCGCCACGGCCTGCGCGCCAAGCACAGCTGGGGCCAGAACTTCCTCGGAGACGCGGACGCGCTCCAGTCCATCGCGGACGCGCTGGAGCTGCGCCCCGGTGAGCCCGTGGTGGAGCTGGGCCCGGGCCTGGGCCACCTCACGCGCTTCCTCGCCGCCACCGGCGCGCAGGTGACGGCCGTGGAGCGCGACCGCGACATGGTGGCCGTGCTGGAGAAGGAGGCCATCCCCGGCGTGCGCGTGGTGTCCGGCAACGCCGCCACGGTGGACTTCGCCCAGGTGGCCGGCGCGCCGGAGGTCGCCCTGGTGGGCAACCTGCCGTACCACCTCACCAGCCCCATCCTCTTCCAGGTGCTCGCGCAGCGCGCCCACCTGTCGCGCGCCGTCTTCACCCTCCAGAAGGAGGTCGTGGTGCGCCTGGCCGCCGAGCCCGGCAACCGCGACTACGGCCTGCTCACGGTGCTGCTCGGCCTGCACTTCGACATCGAGCAGGTGCTCACGCTGGAGGCGTGGCGCTTCCATCCGCCCCCGAAGGTGGACTCCGCGGTGCTGCGCCTCACGCGGCTGTCCAAGCCCCGCGCGCCGCTCGTGGACGAGGCCCGCTTCACCCGGCTGGTGAAGGCCGGCTTCGCGCAGCGCCGCAAGACGCTGATCAACTCGCTCAAGTCCGACAAGGGGCTCGCGACGCCGGAGGCGATGCTCGCCGCGCTCCAGACGGCGGGCATCGACCCGGGCCGCCGCGCGGAGACGCTGTCGCCCGCGGAGTTCGCCGCCATCGAGCGCGCATTGGGCCCCGTCACCGCGATGGCGCCTCCGCCTCCGGACGCGCCCGAGGCCGACACGGACTCCGGAGCGGACG
- the tsaD gene encoding tRNA (adenosine(37)-N6)-threonylcarbamoyltransferase complex transferase subunit TsaD, producing MLVLGLETSCDETAAAVVEDGRRVLSDVVSTQVDIHRRWGGVVPELASRNHIVQVMPVLHEALTRAGKTLDDIDLLAVTSGPGLIGALLVGLQVAKGLSLATGKPFVGANHLEGHLLAIRLLEDAPSPPFLGLVVSGGHTSLYEVRDYGNYRLIGRTRDDAAGEAYDKTARILGLPYPGGQPIDELAQQGNPEAIRFPRALPGDNFDVSFSGLKTAVLHHVQKHGVPEGQALHDLCASFQEAVADVLSKKLVAAAKRLGHTQLVLCGGVAANSRLRALCKQRAEERGLRMFLPPVRLCTDNGAMIAVAGYEAWRRGLRGDFRLAADPAWRME from the coding sequence GTGCTCGTCCTCGGACTCGAAACCTCGTGCGATGAAACCGCCGCCGCCGTCGTGGAGGATGGCCGGCGCGTGTTGTCGGACGTCGTCTCCACCCAGGTGGACATCCACCGTCGGTGGGGCGGCGTGGTGCCGGAGCTGGCCAGCCGCAACCACATCGTCCAGGTGATGCCCGTGCTCCACGAGGCCCTCACCCGCGCGGGCAAGACGCTGGACGACATCGACCTGCTGGCCGTCACGTCCGGCCCCGGCCTCATCGGCGCGCTGCTCGTGGGGCTCCAGGTGGCCAAGGGCCTGAGCCTCGCCACCGGCAAGCCCTTCGTCGGCGCCAACCACCTGGAAGGGCACCTGCTCGCCATCCGCCTGCTGGAGGACGCGCCCTCGCCGCCGTTCCTGGGGCTGGTGGTGTCCGGCGGGCACACGAGCCTCTACGAGGTGCGCGACTACGGGAACTACCGCCTCATCGGCCGCACGCGCGACGACGCCGCGGGCGAGGCCTACGACAAGACGGCGCGCATCCTCGGCCTGCCGTACCCGGGCGGGCAGCCCATCGACGAGCTGGCGCAGCAGGGCAACCCGGAGGCCATCCGCTTCCCGCGCGCGCTGCCGGGCGACAACTTCGACGTGTCCTTCTCCGGCCTGAAGACGGCGGTGCTGCACCACGTGCAGAAGCACGGCGTCCCGGAGGGGCAGGCGCTCCACGACCTGTGCGCGTCGTTCCAGGAGGCGGTGGCGGACGTGCTGTCGAAGAAGCTGGTCGCCGCGGCGAAGCGGCTGGGCCACACGCAGCTGGTGCTGTGCGGCGGCGTGGCGGCCAATTCGCGGCTGCGGGCCCTGTGCAAGCAGCGCGCGGAGGAGCGCGGACTGCGCATGTTCCTGCCCCCGGTGCGGCTGTGCACGGACAATGGCGCGATGATCGCCGTCGCGGGGTATGAAGCGTGGCGCCGCGGTCTGCGCGGTGACTTCCGCCTCGCGGCCGACCCCGCCTGGCGCATGGAGTAG
- a CDS encoding response regulator encodes MAKQHLLLVDGDAKSLRVMEVSLKKAGFSVTTAIHGKDALEKVQISPPDLVLADTKMPEMDGFELCKTLKSDERFKSIPFVFLTNQKSVEFKVRGLELGSDDYLTKPIYIKEIVARVKMILQKAEKERIEKRETTKGGFAGSLADMGVVDLVQTFEIGRKTGVIAIQGERTGTVYFKEGRVVDAELGRLKGENAFYRLLNTFEGQFDVQFTTLDRPERIEVSTQGLLMEGMRRLDEWGRMLEQLPPLETVFEIDYHQLADRLSEIPDEVNGLLRLFDGKRALSRVVEDSDFEDLAALGIISKLYFEGLIRELGNAPLEPVQSSKPGIEQWLNAAPPIPVEVAPAPVEAAPVEATPPEPEPAPVAEAAPLEDVAPEPEPAPVEDVTPVADVAPPQAGVQPAQVILFPPRSRPGEGAPPPPAFEQEAGEPVVPPLSQEGSAFLVEPPPAHRAVDHARRSLLLDWGRVDTEGLSASSTWGPGSIWSPAPRAPVSPQGPAVTPAPSAALAPVAAPPLTRAPIFGGAATEPSPLAPVPPPTPAPPSSEVTLVSGHGVTHEEAATDLEPMDEASEAAPPQQLALPPYPGHGIVPPQVGPASLNVEFPATTPFEAPTPAVVVPVEPVASVEQELPVSEASFTDPPPPEPVPVPVPAVTAPIAASAPSTPKKQAHDEDDAALHAALKPKRTGLYVAGGLVLLAAVAAVVISRGSGTETPPVLAPQETPAPKPVEARKPPETPTPPAVVPPVKTVEAPVEAPVDAGTPPPQTVAVVAVPDAGAPVKPATPEPVPVPAPPDAAPKATYADLIKEGRTAMGSKRWKSAVAAYRKALVLNADSTEAKAGLGISLANNSNASEAGFREAARLLQDVVREEPKNAKAWFWLGSSLQLSGQEPRAAEAYKKYLYLEPTGSSAEEVRVLLKGMGT; translated from the coding sequence GTGGCCAAGCAGCACCTGCTCCTGGTCGATGGTGACGCGAAGAGCCTGCGCGTGATGGAGGTCAGCCTGAAGAAGGCGGGCTTCTCCGTCACGACGGCGATCCACGGCAAGGATGCGCTGGAGAAGGTCCAGATCAGCCCCCCGGACCTCGTGCTGGCGGACACGAAGATGCCGGAGATGGACGGCTTCGAGCTCTGCAAGACGCTCAAGTCCGACGAGCGCTTCAAGTCCATCCCCTTCGTCTTCCTGACGAACCAGAAGTCGGTCGAGTTCAAGGTGCGCGGCCTTGAGCTCGGCAGCGACGACTACCTGACGAAGCCGATCTACATCAAAGAGATCGTCGCCCGCGTGAAGATGATCCTTCAGAAGGCCGAGAAGGAACGCATCGAGAAGCGCGAGACGACCAAGGGCGGCTTCGCGGGCAGCCTCGCGGACATGGGCGTCGTGGACCTGGTCCAGACCTTCGAAATCGGCCGCAAGACGGGCGTCATCGCCATCCAGGGTGAGCGCACCGGCACCGTCTACTTCAAGGAAGGCCGCGTCGTGGACGCGGAACTGGGCCGGCTCAAGGGCGAGAACGCCTTCTACCGGCTGCTCAACACGTTCGAAGGTCAGTTCGACGTGCAGTTCACCACGTTGGACAGGCCCGAGCGCATCGAGGTCTCCACGCAGGGCCTGCTCATGGAGGGCATGCGCCGGCTCGACGAGTGGGGCCGGATGCTCGAGCAGCTTCCGCCGCTGGAGACGGTCTTCGAGATCGACTACCACCAGCTGGCGGACCGGCTGTCGGAGATCCCCGATGAAGTGAACGGCCTCCTGCGCCTGTTCGACGGCAAGCGCGCGCTGTCGCGCGTGGTGGAGGACTCGGACTTCGAGGACCTGGCCGCGCTGGGCATCATCAGCAAGCTGTACTTCGAGGGGCTGATCCGCGAGCTGGGCAACGCGCCGCTGGAGCCCGTGCAGAGCAGCAAGCCCGGCATCGAGCAGTGGCTCAACGCCGCCCCGCCCATCCCGGTGGAGGTCGCGCCCGCGCCCGTCGAAGCCGCGCCCGTGGAGGCCACCCCCCCGGAGCCGGAGCCCGCGCCCGTGGCGGAGGCCGCGCCCCTGGAGGACGTGGCGCCCGAACCGGAGCCCGCGCCCGTCGAGGACGTCACGCCCGTCGCGGATGTGGCACCCCCGCAGGCCGGGGTGCAGCCGGCGCAGGTCATCCTCTTCCCGCCGCGCTCCCGTCCCGGCGAAGGCGCTCCTCCGCCCCCCGCGTTCGAGCAGGAGGCGGGAGAGCCCGTTGTCCCGCCGCTGTCGCAGGAAGGGTCCGCCTTCCTCGTGGAGCCGCCCCCGGCGCACCGCGCGGTGGACCACGCGCGGCGCAGCCTGCTGCTCGACTGGGGCCGGGTGGACACGGAGGGCCTGAGCGCCTCCAGCACCTGGGGCCCCGGCTCCATCTGGTCGCCGGCGCCCCGCGCGCCCGTCTCCCCGCAGGGCCCCGCCGTCACGCCCGCGCCGTCCGCCGCGCTCGCGCCCGTCGCCGCGCCGCCGCTCACGCGCGCGCCCATCTTCGGGGGCGCCGCCACCGAGCCCAGCCCGCTGGCCCCCGTGCCGCCGCCGACGCCCGCGCCGCCTTCGTCCGAGGTCACGCTGGTCAGCGGCCACGGCGTCACCCACGAGGAGGCGGCCACCGACCTGGAGCCGATGGACGAGGCCTCGGAAGCTGCCCCGCCCCAGCAGCTCGCGCTGCCCCCTTATCCGGGACACGGCATCGTCCCGCCCCAGGTGGGACCCGCGAGCCTCAACGTCGAGTTCCCCGCGACGACGCCCTTCGAGGCGCCCACGCCCGCCGTCGTCGTGCCGGTGGAACCCGTGGCGTCGGTGGAGCAGGAGCTGCCGGTGTCGGAGGCGTCCTTCACGGATCCCCCGCCCCCGGAGCCCGTGCCCGTGCCCGTGCCCGCGGTGACGGCCCCGATCGCGGCCTCCGCGCCGTCGACCCCGAAGAAGCAGGCGCACGACGAGGACGACGCGGCCCTGCACGCCGCGCTGAAGCCCAAGCGCACGGGCCTCTACGTCGCGGGCGGGCTGGTGCTCCTGGCGGCCGTGGCCGCGGTGGTCATCTCCCGGGGCTCGGGCACCGAGACGCCCCCGGTGCTGGCTCCGCAGGAGACGCCGGCCCCGAAGCCGGTGGAAGCGCGCAAGCCTCCGGAGACCCCGACGCCTCCGGCGGTCGTCCCGCCCGTGAAGACCGTGGAAGCCCCGGTCGAGGCCCCGGTGGACGCGGGCACCCCGCCTCCCCAGACCGTGGCCGTCGTGGCCGTGCCGGATGCGGGCGCCCCCGTGAAGCCCGCCACGCCGGAGCCCGTCCCGGTCCCCGCCCCGCCCGACGCCGCGCCCAAGGCCACCTACGCGGATCTGATCAAGGAAGGCCGCACGGCCATGGGCAGCAAGCGCTGGAAGTCGGCGGTGGCGGCCTACCGCAAGGCGCTCGTGCTCAACGCGGACTCGACGGAAGCCAAGGCCGGCCTGGGCATCTCGCTCGCCAACAACAGCAACGCGAGCGAGGCGGGCTTCCGGGAGGCGGCCAGGCTGCTCCAGGACGTGGTCCGCGAGGAGCCGAAGAACGCGAAGGCCTGGTTCTGGCTGGGCAGCTCGCTCCAGCTCTCCGGCCAGGAACCCCGAGCGGCCGAGGCCTATAAGAAGTATCTGTACCTGGAACCGACGGGGAGCTCGGCGGAAGAGGTGCGCGTCCTGCTCAAGGGGATGGGCACCTAG